A genomic region of Leptotrichia hofstadii contains the following coding sequences:
- a CDS encoding ATP-binding protein encodes MKLKKYLGETTFYEKKREVERNKVKNWLKTVSAFANGKGGILIFGVSDDDEIVGLEDCKKDSEFISEKIKTLIEPVPNIEIKYLDENNKNLLLVYVFSGNQTPYYYIGNGSRQAFVRIGNESVVTRNHELNNLILKGSNQTYDSLNSNIDFDKASFSKLKAIYYQNTRQEFLNSDFESFGLMRNGKLTNAGALLADERLIYQSRIFCTRWNGIDKSSGRMEAFDDIEVDGSILYQLDEVLRFIRVNNRKMWKKTNERRIEMLDYPERAVQETLVNAIIHRDYGITGSEIHVDIYDDRMEIYSPGGMYDGTFIQERNTDTISSFRRNPVIADLFARMHFMERRGSGLKKIKDDFVNAFNYTEDKSVEFFSDFNGFRVVMKNLNYDFIKNLNNRESTIKTEIKKRKILEVQIQKIMEFFETNDELTRSELEKLLNVKESRARDLLRYLVKNNMLQKIGATRNIRYIKTVGKNQSQKPSEK; translated from the coding sequence ATGAAATTAAAAAAATATTTAGGTGAAACAACATTTTATGAGAAAAAAAGAGAAGTTGAAAGAAATAAGGTAAAAAATTGGCTAAAAACAGTTAGTGCATTTGCAAATGGAAAAGGTGGCATTTTGATTTTTGGAGTAAGTGATGATGATGAAATTGTTGGATTGGAAGATTGTAAGAAGGATTCTGAATTTATCAGTGAAAAAATAAAAACATTGATAGAGCCTGTTCCGAATATAGAAATTAAATATTTAGATGAAAATAATAAAAATTTATTACTAGTTTATGTTTTTTCAGGAAATCAGACACCTTATTATTACATTGGAAACGGCTCAAGACAAGCATTTGTAAGAATTGGAAATGAAAGTGTAGTTACAAGAAATCATGAACTTAATAATTTGATTTTAAAAGGAAGTAATCAAACATACGATAGTTTAAATTCAAATATTGATTTTGATAAAGCTTCGTTTTCAAAATTGAAGGCAATTTATTATCAGAATACAAGGCAGGAATTTTTAAATTCTGATTTTGAATCGTTTGGATTGATGAGAAATGGAAAATTAACTAATGCAGGAGCGTTACTAGCCGATGAAAGGCTTATTTATCAATCAAGGATTTTTTGTACAAGATGGAATGGAATTGACAAATCTTCGGGAAGAATGGAGGCATTTGATGACATTGAAGTTGATGGAAGCATTTTATATCAGTTAGATGAAGTTTTGAGATTTATAAGGGTAAATAATAGAAAAATGTGGAAAAAAACAAATGAACGACGTATAGAAATGCTAGATTATCCAGAAAGAGCTGTACAGGAAACTTTGGTAAATGCAATTATACACAGAGATTATGGAATAACGGGCAGTGAAATTCATGTAGATATTTATGATGACAGAATGGAAATTTATTCTCCCGGCGGAATGTATGACGGAACTTTTATTCAGGAAAGAAACACCGATACAATTTCATCTTTTAGAAGGAATCCTGTAATAGCAGATTTATTTGCTCGTATGCATTTTATGGAAAGACGTGGAAGTGGACTCAAAAAAATAAAAGATGATTTTGTGAATGCTTTTAATTATACAGAAGACAAATCAGTTGAATTTTTTTCAGATTTTAATGGATTTAGAGTGGTAATGAAAAACTTAAATTATGATTTTATAAAAAATTTAAATAATAGGGAATCTACAATTAAAACTGAAATCAAAAAAAGAAAGATTTTAGAAGTGCAAATTCAAAAAATAATGGAGTTTTTTGAAACTAATGATGAACTTACACGATCGGAATTAGAAAAACTTTTGAATGTAAAAGAAAGCCGTGCGAGAGATTTGTTAAGATATTTGGTGAAAAATAATATGTTAC